One genomic segment of Ancylobacter sp. IITR112 includes these proteins:
- a CDS encoding TRAP transporter substrate-binding protein — translation MISRRTLLAAAAGATLPLAAPGVLRAQARDLRLGIITPPGHPWNNAALKVAEVLKEKTGGKLTMTVFHAGQLGNEGAMMQQLQTGALDMAFLQAAEVGNRVPNVAAILAPYVIRSTEAAAKLVRQPIAMQMLEPLPQETGTLGLGWGITSIRVVFSAKEIDGIAGLKGMKLRINTTPAFRDFYSLLGAAPTPIPTPQVYDAMANGQVDGLEADLDFSWNQRFDKVSKVLMRMDAVFMPFIALASGKAWQTLSAEDRALITAATKEALAVQVDETVTNAPKLLKDFEGTGIKIVVPPTADAAPIIAEYDKIWAPKAPILPELRKIGATLG, via the coding sequence ATGATCTCCCGCCGTACCCTGCTCGCCGCCGCTGCCGGTGCCACTCTCCCGCTCGCCGCCCCCGGCGTGCTGCGCGCCCAGGCGCGCGACCTGCGCCTCGGCATCATCACCCCGCCCGGCCATCCCTGGAACAATGCCGCGCTGAAGGTGGCCGAGGTTCTCAAGGAGAAGACCGGCGGCAAGCTGACCATGACCGTGTTCCATGCCGGCCAGCTCGGCAATGAGGGCGCGATGATGCAGCAATTGCAGACCGGCGCGCTCGACATGGCCTTCCTGCAGGCGGCCGAGGTCGGCAACCGCGTGCCGAACGTCGCCGCCATCCTCGCGCCCTATGTGATCCGCTCGACCGAGGCCGCGGCCAAGCTGGTGCGCCAGCCCATCGCCATGCAGATGCTGGAGCCGCTGCCGCAGGAGACCGGCACGCTCGGCCTGGGCTGGGGCATCACCTCGATCCGCGTCGTGTTCTCCGCCAAGGAGATCGACGGCATTGCCGGCCTCAAAGGCATGAAGCTGCGCATCAACACCACCCCGGCCTTCCGCGACTTCTATTCGCTGCTCGGCGCGGCTCCGACTCCGATCCCGACCCCGCAGGTCTATGACGCCATGGCCAACGGGCAGGTGGACGGGCTTGAGGCCGATCTCGACTTCTCCTGGAACCAGCGCTTCGACAAGGTGTCGAAGGTGCTGATGCGGATGGATGCGGTGTTCATGCCGTTCATCGCGCTGGCCTCCGGCAAGGCCTGGCAGACGCTCTCGGCCGAGGACCGCGCGCTGATCACCGCCGCGACCAAGGAAGCGCTGGCCGTGCAGGTCGACGAGACCGTGACCAATGCGCCGAAGCTGCTGAAGGACTTCGAGGGCACCGGCATCAAGATCGTCGTCCCGCCGACGGCGGATGCGGCGCCGATCATCGCCGAATACGACAAGATCTGGGCCCCGAAGGCCCCGATCCTGCCGGAGCTGCGCAAGATCGGCGCGACGCTGGGCTGA